One genomic region from Sulfurimonas sp. encodes:
- a CDS encoding nitronate monooxygenase family protein, with translation MSFKSLKIGKYLIEKPIVQGGMGVGISWDGLAGNVSKEGGLGVVSSVGTGYYEDKAYAQKLVSNRPLSEANFYSKEGFDKIIQNARKICGDKPLAANILYAINGYGDVVRNACESGIDIIITGAGLPTNMPEFTEGYPDVALVPIVSSAKALKIICKRWQKRYNRLPDAVVLEGPKSGGHQGFTYEQCKLPQNQLENLVEPVVEEASKWGNIPVIAAGGVWDKNDIEEMLALGASGVQMGTRFIGTHECDAHDNFKTVLLNAKKDDIKLMGSPVGYPAQGIVTNLTHLVEKREGPAIKCISNCVAPCNRGVEAKEVGFCIADRLSDAFMGNTETGLFFSGTNGYKLNEIISVKELMNKLIQGE, from the coding sequence ATGAGTTTTAAGTCATTAAAAATTGGAAAGTATCTTATAGAGAAGCCAATTGTTCAAGGTGGAATGGGCGTTGGCATTAGCTGGGATGGTTTAGCTGGTAATGTTTCAAAAGAGGGTGGACTTGGTGTTGTAAGCTCGGTTGGAACAGGTTACTATGAAGATAAAGCTTATGCTCAAAAATTAGTTTCAAACAGACCGCTGAGTGAGGCAAATTTTTATTCAAAAGAGGGTTTTGATAAGATTATCCAAAATGCACGAAAAATATGTGGAGATAAACCATTAGCTGCTAATATTTTATATGCTATCAATGGTTATGGTGATGTTGTTAGAAATGCTTGTGAATCTGGAATAGACATAATTATCACAGGAGCAGGACTTCCTACAAATATGCCAGAGTTTACAGAGGGTTATCCAGATGTAGCACTTGTGCCTATCGTGTCATCTGCAAAAGCACTTAAAATCATCTGTAAAAGATGGCAAAAAAGATATAACAGACTTCCAGATGCTGTTGTTTTAGAGGGTCCAAAAAGTGGTGGACATCAAGGTTTTACTTATGAGCAATGTAAATTGCCCCAAAATCAGCTAGAAAATCTTGTAGAACCTGTTGTAGAAGAAGCTTCTAAATGGGGAAATATTCCTGTTATTGCTGCTGGTGGTGTTTGGGATAAGAATGACATAGAAGAGATGTTGGCTCTTGGTGCATCTGGTGTTCAAATGGGAACTCGTTTTATAGGAACACATGAATGTGATGCTCATGATAACTTTAAAACGGTACTTTTAAATGCTAAAAAAGATGATATAAAACTTATGGGTTCACCTGTTGGCTATCCTGCTCAAGGCATAGTTACGAACTTAACTCATTTGGTTGAAAAAAGAGAAGGTCCAGCGATAAAGTGTATTTCTAACTGTGTTGCTCCTTGTAACCGTGGAGTAGAAGCAAAAGAAGTTGGTTTTTGTATAGCAGACAGACTTAGTGATGCTTTTATGGGGAATACTGAAACGGGACTATTTTTCTCAGGAACAAATGGTTATAAACTAAATGAAATTATCTCAGTTAAAGAGTTGATGAACAAACTAATACAAGGCGAATAA
- a CDS encoding phosphoesterase: protein MKNKIIHHLSHIDLDGYSCQLVMRYTPYKTFNYNANYGAEVRQKLEMILENITKDKKAAIILITDLNLTSEESRWLNGEVYKMNDKKMDITITLLDHHGSGEASANKYKWYFLDTQRCATKITYDYAKENFDLDEPEWMNKFVNVVNAVDLWKQEEVENFEYGKVCMRLVTETRELNKIMFAEIDNNYKLSLLLEATKYINEENAAILLDEKIHSIKKDFFKEDKNDTLDNLSTKFIVKLLGDARAEKTIYYKGYRGYLSYGVGNTSIVGNGFLLAYPEYDFIVDVSYRGAMSLRANNKVSVAQISKEWSNGGGHPNAAGGRIIGFKEQYRYDRVKKQIEQVINDKEAVAGDLEYKKEEV from the coding sequence ATGAAAAATAAGATAATACATCATCTCTCTCACATCGACTTAGATGGTTACAGCTGTCAACTTGTAATGAGATACACTCCCTACAAAACATTTAACTACAATGCAAATTATGGAGCAGAAGTAAGACAAAAACTAGAAATGATTTTGGAAAATATAACTAAAGATAAAAAAGCTGCCATTATTTTAATAACTGACTTAAATCTAACAAGTGAAGAGTCAAGATGGTTAAATGGTGAAGTTTACAAGATGAATGATAAAAAAATGGATATAACTATAACTCTACTTGACCATCATGGAAGTGGCGAAGCTAGCGCAAACAAATACAAATGGTACTTCTTAGATACTCAAAGATGTGCAACTAAAATAACTTATGATTATGCAAAAGAAAACTTCGACCTTGATGAACCTGAGTGGATGAATAAGTTTGTAAATGTTGTAAATGCCGTTGATTTATGGAAACAAGAAGAAGTAGAAAATTTTGAGTATGGAAAAGTTTGCATGAGGCTTGTAACTGAAACGAGAGAATTAAACAAAATTATGTTCGCAGAGATAGATAACAACTATAAACTATCACTACTACTTGAAGCAACAAAATACATAAATGAAGAAAATGCTGCAATCTTATTAGATGAAAAAATTCATTCAATAAAAAAAGACTTTTTTAAAGAAGATAAAAATGATACTCTTGATAATTTATCAACAAAATTTATAGTAAAACTACTAGGAGATGCTAGAGCCGAGAAAACTATTTACTATAAAGGTTATAGAGGTTATCTGAGTTACGGTGTTGGAAATACTTCAATCGTTGGAAATGGTTTTTTACTAGCTTACCCTGAGTATGATTTCATAGTAGATGTTAGCTATAGAGGTGCTATGAGCCTTAGAGCAAACAATAAAGTGAGCGTTGCTCAAATATCAAAAGAGTGGTCAAATGGTGGAGGACATCCAAATGCTGCTGGTGGAAGAATAATTGGTTTTAAAGAGCAGTATCGTTATGACAGAGTTAAAAAACAGATAGAACAAGTCATAAATGACAAAGAAGCAGTTGCTGGAGATTTAGAGTATAAAAAAGAAGAAGTCTAA
- the flhA gene encoding flagellar biosynthesis protein FlhA — translation MARKRTFKQKLGVTLNFLLGQKDLSVVIFVMAILAIIIVPLPSAVLDVLLTVSMSIAVLVLLISLYVPKPTDLTTFPTLILIITLFRLSLNVATTRMILSHGHEGGENVSSIITSFGDFVVGGNFVIGIIVFSILVLINFMVITKGSTRVAEVAARFTLDSMPGKQMAVDADLSAGLIDDAEAKQRRAEILQDANFYGAMDGSSKFVKGDAVAGIIITLINIIGGFLIGVFQHGMSVGDSASTFTLLTIGDGLVGQIPALIISTATGIMITRSSGDGDNFAEGTINQMMGNAKIMMIVGFIMILFALVPGLPTASMGFVGSVFALLGWSIYKYDKGELSFLDDTDILSPKEQEKQEKERTQAKPQKTNEEIAKEEESALEDILKVEMLELTLGYQLIRLADKSQGGDLLERIRSMRRKIASDFGFLMPQVRIRDNLHLEPEQYQILLKGISIGEGSIKPEKFLAMDSGMATGEIEGEATKEPAFGLDAIWILPDQKEDAIINGYTVVDPATVISTHMSELVKRNAEDLLTRQEVQTLIDKIKIDFPVIVDDVLKVAPIGLVQRILKSLLHEKIPLKDMLTILETIADIAEYTKNVDFITEQVRAKLSRVITQMYSGEDGVIRLLTFDTASEQMMLEKSQEQDGVRNLLLSVTEINQLIQATSTKAHELLQKGVSPVVIIVDPGLRRGITEIFERFSLDVVTLSHAEIDSSATFEVMGSISIEP, via the coding sequence ATGGCGAGAAAACGCACCTTTAAACAAAAACTAGGCGTAACTTTAAACTTTTTACTTGGACAAAAAGATTTAAGTGTTGTAATTTTTGTAATGGCAATTCTTGCTATTATTATAGTTCCTCTTCCATCTGCTGTATTAGATGTACTTTTAACTGTTTCTATGTCTATCGCTGTTTTAGTTTTACTTATCTCTTTATATGTTCCAAAACCAACAGACCTTACAACTTTTCCAACTCTCATACTCATCATAACCCTATTTAGACTCTCCCTAAATGTTGCAACAACAAGAATGATTTTAAGTCATGGGCATGAAGGTGGTGAAAATGTCAGTAGCATCATTACAAGTTTTGGAGATTTTGTTGTTGGTGGTAATTTTGTTATTGGTATCATAGTTTTTTCTATCTTAGTTTTAATTAACTTTATGGTTATTACAAAAGGTTCAACAAGAGTTGCAGAAGTTGCAGCGAGATTTACACTAGACTCGATGCCAGGTAAGCAGATGGCAGTAGATGCAGATTTAAGTGCTGGGCTTATTGACGATGCAGAGGCAAAACAACGCCGTGCAGAAATCCTTCAAGATGCAAACTTTTATGGAGCGATGGATGGTTCTTCTAAGTTTGTAAAAGGTGACGCAGTTGCTGGTATTATCATTACACTTATCAACATTATTGGTGGATTTCTTATAGGTGTTTTTCAACATGGTATGAGTGTTGGCGATAGTGCTTCTACTTTTACACTTTTAACTATTGGTGATGGTTTAGTTGGTCAGATTCCTGCTCTTATCATCTCTACTGCAACAGGTATTATGATTACTCGTTCTTCTGGAGATGGCGACAACTTTGCAGAAGGTACTATAAACCAAATGATGGGTAATGCAAAAATCATGATGATTGTTGGTTTTATCATGATTTTATTTGCTTTAGTTCCAGGGCTTCCAACAGCATCTATGGGTTTTGTTGGAAGCGTTTTTGCCCTTCTTGGTTGGTCTATTTACAAATATGACAAGGGTGAGCTTTCATTTTTAGATGACACCGATATTTTATCTCCAAAAGAACAAGAAAAACAAGAAAAAGAGAGAACCCAAGCCAAACCACAAAAAACAAATGAAGAGATAGCAAAAGAGGAAGAGAGTGCTTTAGAAGATATACTAAAAGTTGAGATGCTAGAACTTACTCTTGGTTATCAACTCATACGATTAGCCGACAAATCTCAAGGTGGAGATTTACTAGAACGAATCCGTTCTATGAGAAGAAAAATCGCATCTGATTTTGGTTTTTTAATGCCTCAAGTTCGCATAAGAGATAACTTGCATCTAGAACCTGAACAGTATCAGATACTTTTAAAGGGTATCTCTATTGGCGAAGGTTCTATAAAACCAGAAAAGTTTTTAGCAATGGACAGTGGAATGGCAACAGGAGAGATAGAAGGAGAAGCAACAAAAGAACCTGCTTTTGGTCTAGATGCTATCTGGATTTTACCTGATCAAAAAGAAGATGCTATCATAAATGGTTATACAGTTGTTGACCCTGCGACTGTTATCTCAACACACATGAGTGAACTTGTTAAACGAAACGCAGAAGATTTACTAACTCGCCAAGAAGTACAAACTCTTATAGATAAAATTAAAATAGATTTTCCTGTTATTGTTGATGATGTATTAAAAGTTGCTCCTATTGGTCTTGTACAACGCATCTTAAAATCTCTTTTACATGAAAAAATTCCTCTTAAAGATATGCTCACTATCTTAGAAACCATAGCTGATATAGCTGAATACACTAAAAATGTAGATTTTATAACCGAACAAGTAAGAGCAAAATTATCTCGCGTTATAACGCAGATGTACTCTGGGGAAGATGGAGTTATACGACTCCTTACTTTTGATACAGCGAGTGAGCAAATGATGCTAGAAAAGTCACAAGAACAAGATGGAGTGAGAAACCTTTTACTAAGTGTAACGGAGATAAATCAGCTCATTCAAGCTACTAGTACAAAAGCTCATGAATTACTACAAAAAGGAGTTTCTCCTGTTGTTATCATAGTAGACCCAGGTCTTCGTCGTGGTATAACAGAGATATTTGAAAGATTTTCTCTTGATGTTGTTACTTTATCTCACGCAGAGATTGATTCAAGTGCAACATTTGAAGTAATGGGCTCAATTTCAATAGAACCATAA